Below is a genomic region from Thermochromatium tepidum ATCC 43061.
CGATGCCTATCACGTCGGCCTGATGATCGACAAGGAGCGCTTCATCCATGCCTCGACCTCGGATAACCGGGTGCGCATCGATCGTCTCGACACCCCCTACTGGAACAGACACTATATCGGTGCGGGAACCTATCTACGTTGAGGCTATCGAATAGCGGCGTCCGCGAAGATGCCGATCCGCTCCATTGACAAAGATCAGAGCGGAGCCTGTGTCTGACGCAGACAATCGGTGCGTTCTTTTAGTTAAAGACGCTTCACCAAGGCCCGATCATGGATACAGCTTAAACGGCTCGCCTTTTCGGGCTGCCTGTAGGAAAATGCCGACCGGCTTCCGGTATTGGGCCGGGAGTGTCGGAATCACAACACCATTTCTGTGTAGGAGTGACATTCATGTCCGATAAGCCAATCAGCAAGAGCCGTCGTGACGCCGTCAAAGTGATGCTGGGTACAGCCGCTGCCATCCCGATGATCAATCTGGTCGGTTTCGGTACCGCCCGTGCCGCCGCTCCCGCCAATGCCGTGACTGCGGACGATCCGACCGCAATCGCCCTCAAGTACAACCAGGATGCGACCAAGTCCGAACGCGTCGCCGCCGCCCGTCCCGGTCTGCCGCCCGAAGAGCAGCACTGTGCCAACTGCCAGTTCATGCAGGCCAACGTCGGCGAGGGCGACTGGAAGGGCTGCCAGCTCTTCCCCGGCAAGCTGATCAATGTCAACGGTTGGTGCGCTTCCTGGACCCTAAAGGCCGGCTGATCGCCACTGTCTGTCCGGTTCGAATGGAACGGGGCCGCTGGCCCCGTTTTTCGTTCATAATCATCCCAAGATCTTCAGCATCTCCAGGGTTGAGCGTCATGTCGTCCGAAGGTTTTGGC
It encodes:
- a CDS encoding high-potential iron-sulfur protein, producing the protein MSDKPISKSRRDAVKVMLGTAAAIPMINLVGFGTARAAAPANAVTADDPTAIALKYNQDATKSERVAAARPGLPPEEQHCANCQFMQANVGEGDWKGCQLFPGKLINVNGWCASWTLKAG